One window of the Pieris rapae chromosome 13, ilPieRapa1.1, whole genome shotgun sequence genome contains the following:
- the LOC110998716 gene encoding RNA polymerase II-associated protein 3 isoform X1: MDKAFEIQKNARDNVKSLQTYLTDLQNWESEMKRKEAALNGNFEQDLPPVRSKTRKERPIQVKKKQQNRISSSDYSAWEKFDVGKACEEVDMAEMGPMSFDSKQSEKEKQEKLREEAQYEKERGNTFVKQEKWDDAISCYNRAIELVKNDAIYYANRGLCYLKKDSLHQAEKDCTEALKLDSTYVKALQRRATAREKLGSLRSASADLFEVLKLEPNNVAARKQLENIKTRMGTKGSKSKSSPLSTPTLESKAITPTDSKAKVVEISSVESTPQEKWRTAVGENITVIKTVKKPPHLRSKRALKHITIQEIPLGCTVPKVEAKTIDNLAQGDTNNNSDETKDCALSAKGDNIEINSPEIKSIDKMVPPVNSVQFMNEWKCLKGSVEARSNYLNIIDPTNIPSIFANALESDVLSELLSTLYEFKDRYTRGLSHYLQAFTRVKRFSALAMFLADNDKLLVNKMLVHCKTKEGLSDDVINELKNKYEL; this comes from the exons ATGGATAAAGCTTTTGAGATCCAAAAAAATGCTCGAGACAATGTGAAGTCCTTACAAACGTATCTCACAGACTTGCAGAATTGGGAATCGGAGATGAAACGTAAAGAGGCCGCGCTCAACGGAAACTTTGAGCAG GATTTACCTCCAGTGAGAAGCAAGACACGCAAAGAGAGGCCAATTCAAGTGAAAAAGAAGCAACAAAATAGAATTTCCTCATCAGACTACAGTGCCTGGGAGAAATTTGATGTG gGCAAAGCATGTGAAGAAGTAGATATGGCAGAAATGGGCCCGATGTCCTTTGATAGCAAACAGAGTGAGAAAGAGAAACAGGAGAAGTTAAGAGAGGAAGCACAATATGAAAAAGAGCGG gGAAATACATTTGTTAAGCAAGAGAAATGGGATGATGCAATATCTTGTTATAATAGAGCTATTGAATTAGTCAAAAATGATGCTATTTACTATGCTAATAGAGGACTTTGTTATCTTAAGAAGGACAG CCTTCATCAAGCAGAAAAAGACTGTACTGAAGCTTTGAAATTGGACTCAACATATGTAAAAGCATTACAGAGACGAGCCACTGCTAGGGAGAAACTTGGGTCTCTGAGATCGGCCAGTGCTGATCTCTTTGAG GTGCTAAAACTTGAGCCTAATAATGTAGCTGCGAGAAAACaattggaaaatattaaaactaggaTGGGAACTAAAGGc TCTAAATCTAAGTCATCGCCGTTATCAACTCCAACTTTGGAATCCAAGGCCATAACCCCTACCGATTCTAAAGCAAAAGTGGTGGAAATCAGTTCAGTTGAATCAACGCCACAGGAAAAATGGAGGACCGCTGTTggtgaaaatattacagtCATTAAAACGGTGAAGAAGCCGCCGCATTTGAGATCCAAG AGAGCcttaaaacatattactaTACAAGAAATACCCCTTGGCTGCACTGTACCCAAAGTGGAAGCCAAAACAATCGACAATTTAGCCCAAGGTGACACCAACAATAACTCAGATGAAACAAAAGACTGTGCTCTGTCAGCTAAAGGcgataatattgaaattaattcacCCGAAATTAAATCTATAGACAAAATGGTGCCGCCAGTAAATAGTGTTCAATTTATGAATGAATGGAAGTGTTTGAAGGGTTCGGTTGAGGCTAGAAGTAACTACTTAAAT ATAATAGATCCAACAAATATACCATCGATATTTGCGAATGCATTAGAAAGTGATGTTTTATCGGAATTATTGAGTACATTGTACGAATTTAAGGACAGATACACACGAGGTCTGAGTCATTACCTTCAAGCCTTCACACGCGTCAAAAGATTTTCCGCTCTAGCTATGTTTTTGGCTGATAATGATAAACTTT tggtCAATAAAATGCTGGTACATTGTAAAACAAAGGAGGGTCTTAGCGATGACGTGATAAATGAACTGAAGAACAAATACGAGCTTTAG
- the LOC110996280 gene encoding uncharacterized protein LOC110996280 isoform X2: MKAIIFTALIAVCSSANLDRTYLPPSSAKAAGGSSEILQLPNLPIGSYENDHQGVVVDAAVGTRTSEQSGLSGLGASRISYGSTNSKVGEAAFRDKHLQGGASFLSQGFVDFNRPERVQASRDRVSNIVRLENNLTPDSYNYLYQTDNGISAAEKAVSVDGVKAEGGFSYTGDDGQVYTVTYTADEDGFRPKGAHLPTPPPIPPEILKALEQNAKDEAAGLIDDGSYDAQKYNTAGDYSDSSDNDRYNDRQSNKVANRPGSNSPTSFSINQNNQAFKPNFNNQAGDFNKKEQTNQFQTSEVSSNLASDTTPGLINKPDITQASFFTSNRFVETNPSQNFNQQTISTSPQFSEQTFEGTLNASVNDGKPGPSQDIVIPLSQQPLQNEDNAQAAFPSGKPINIMNTIQGIQPTQTSSLVSTINNNGNIIKPFTETKPSDALNSQATIIPTNQPSRELTTPFETTVMSNVETDRKPVNTFTSQVFESATANLFTSPQAGKPQDNGQQSQLTNKFEDNIYNYNKPSLSPDTIFQKPSFQGSDDKQNVNGIPVTPENALTQQPITSYDDEIYQYNKPILSQGSSNIQGFGQNPSIESFTHSSDIKNQPGSTYESNIYQYNKPTLHSQSTQSQSTNHGEKPDQYNKPSLQSFMLNQQTSQSSISTISGEIYNKPMSPFPNLSAQNPFQSNFMQSQLNNNQPQNLVGSVISPNSKQPVFQSTHSSFSPTKPSFASSFPIMLEQNYSIQTPNLNKDQTISENLNKRPPQSTIVQPRPTVPSFSQTIINQFRPQVPIGTYNYDVPSKSFQQPHSSSDQSKITQSAHSFGNNNKPTSQPILPSTTGQLPGSFQNNGITQASISSFAPNTGLLLNQPTNSPFNIRPSSTFAQAAASTGQFPTLPTLTPQEPMATSQFQPSNTYDGAIYQYNKPQESFPAKPEKSEEKIIETAPLNGQLNPQFIFSIDNKGSVIEKFEFKPVSSPQGIPTLPNTPTSDQLKPDHSKNELTKEADSRPIGSTILGSACCSGHLQQNKQFGKPETNRNELNAQSLMPQEASSTIKGERFDVNRIPSTFDSTGYHY, encoded by the exons ATGAAAGCG ATTATCTTCACCGCTTTAATAGCGGTCTGCAGCTCTGCAAATCTAGATCGGACATATCTTCCGCCATCTTCAGCTAAAGCGGCTGGAGGCTCATCGGAGATCCTACAACTTCCGAACCTACCTATCGGAAGTTATGAGAACGACCATCAAGGAGTCGTGGTTGATGCCGCAGTTGGAACTAGAACCTCAGAACAATCTGGGCTGTCAGGTCTAGGAGCTTCAAGAATCAGCTACGGGTCCACAAACTCAAAAGTAGGAGAAGCAGCATTCAGAGACAAACATCTTCAGGGTGGAGCTTCTTTTCTTTCGCAAGGTTTTGTAGACTTTAATAGGCCAGAGAGGGTTCAGGCCAGTCGTGATCGTGTCTCCAATATAGTAAGGCTTGAGAATAATTTGACCCCTGATAGCTATAACTATTTGTACCAAACTGACAATGGTATAAGCGCTGCTGAAAAGGCTGTTTCCGTCGATGGAGTGAAGGCGGAAGGCGGGTTTTCCTATACTGGTGATGATGGGCAAGTGTACACCGTGACATACACAGCTGATGAGGATGGGTTCCGGCCCAAAGGAGCTCATTTGCCAACACCCCCACCGATCCCACCAGAAATTTTGAAGGCCTTGGAGCAAAATGCTAAAGATGAAGCTGCGGGGTTGATTGATGATG GCTCCTACGACGCGCAGAAGTACAATACCGCCGGTGATTATTCAGACAGCAGCGATAATGATAGATATAACGACAGACAATCAAATAAAGTGGCCAATCGACCTGGATCTAATTCCCCTACAAGCTTTTCCATCAATCAGAACAATCAGGCGTTTAAACCAAACTTTAATAACCAGGCAGGcgactttaataaaaaagaacaaacTAACCAATTTCAAACATCAGAAGTTTCATCTAATCTCGCAAGTGACACTACTCCAGGCCTCATTAACAAACCAGATATAACCCAAGCAAGTTTTTTTACCAGCAATAGGTTTGTAGAAACAAATCCCtcacaaaattttaatcagCAGACAATCTCAACAAGTCCACAGTTTTCTGAACAAACTTTCGAAGGAACGTTAAATGCATCGGTCAATGATGGTAAACCTGGACCATCGCAAGATATTGTAATACCTCTTTCCCAACAACCTTTACAAAATGAGGATAATGCACAAGCCGCATTTCCATCGGGAAAGCCgattaatataatgaatacTATACAGGGTATTCAGCCTACACAAACTAGCTCTTTAGTTTCAACCATAAACAACAATGGAAACATAATCAAACCATTCACAGAGACAAAGCCATCAGATGCTTTAAATTCACAAGCAACTATTATACCAACCAACCAGCCATCGAGGGAGCTTACTACTCCTTTTGAGACAACTGTAATGTCAAACGTTGAAACAGACCGTAAACCTGTAAACACCTTTACATCTCAGGTGTTTGAATCAGCAACAGCTAACTTATTTACCTCACCTCAAGCTGGAAAGCCGCAGGACAACGGACAACAGAGTCAGTtgacaaataaatttgaagacaacatttataattacaataaaccaTCATTATCCCCAGACACTATATTCCAAAAGCCATCATTTCAAGGATCTGACGATAAGCAAAACGTAAATGGAATACCAGTCACACCGGAAAACGCTTTAACACAGCAACCAATTACTTCATATGATGATGAAATTTACCAGTACAATAAGCCAATATTGTCTCAGGGGTCTTCAAATATTCAAGGCTTTGGTCAAAACCCTTCCATAGAGAGCTTTACACATAGTTCAGAtattaa AAATCAACCGGGATCAACATacgaaagtaatatatatcaatataataaaccaaCTTTACATAGTCAATCTACGCAGAGTCAATCTACAAATCATGGTGAAAAACCGGATCAATACAATAAGCCGTCACTGCAATCATTCATGTTAAACCAGCAAACTTCACAATCAAGTATATCAACAATTTCTGgagaaatttataataaacctatGTCACCGTTTCCAAACTTGAGCGCACAAAACCCATTTCAAAGTAACTTTATGCAATctcaactaaataataatcaaccACAGAACTTAGTTGGGTCAGTAATAAGTCCAAACTCCAAACAACCAGTATTTCAAAGTACCCATAGCTCATTTTCGCCAACAAAACCCTCCTTTGCAAGTAGCTTTCCAATTATGTTAGAACAAAATTATAGCATACAAACccctaatttaaataaagaccAAACAATATCTGAGAATTTAAACAAGAGACCACCACAAAGTACAATTGTACAACCACGACCCACTGTACCTTCGTTCAgtcaaacaataattaatcaattcaGACCACAAGTGCCCATTGGTACCTATAATTATGACGTACCTTCCAAGTCCTTCCAGCAACCACATTCATCCTCTGATCAAAGTAAAATAACTCAAAGTGCTCACTCttttggaaataataataaaccaacCTCGCAGCCGATTCTACCATCCACAACTGGTCAATTACCGGGTTCATTCCAAAACAATGGCATTACTCAAGCTTCAATTTCTTCATTTGCCCCGAACACTGGCTTACTATTAAACCAGCCAACGAATTCGCCATTCAATATTAGACCTAGTTCTACATTTGCCCAAGCTGCTGCATCAACGGGACAATTTCCAACATTGCCCACTTTAACACCTCAAGAACCAATGGCTACTTCACAGTTTCAACCTTCTAATACATATGACGGTGCAATCTATCAGTACAATAAACCCCAAGAATCCTTCCCTGCTAAGCCTGAAAAAAGTGAAGagaaaataatagaaacaGCTCCATTAAATGGTCAACTCAATCcccaatttatatttagtatagataataaagGCTCTGTTATTGAAAAGTTTGAATTCAAACCTGTATCATCGCCCCAGGGGATTCCTACACTTCCTAACACACCAACTTCTGATCAATTAAAACCAGATCATAGTAAGAATGAACTCACCAAAGAAGCGGATTCTCGTCCGATCGGTTCAACAATTCTTGGTAGCGCCTGTTGTAGTGGGCATTTGCAACAGAACAAACAATTTGGTAAGCCCGAAACGAATCGTAATGAATTAAACGCACAATCGTTAATGCCGCAAGAGGCAAGTTCAACAATCAAAGGGGAACGATTTGATGTTAATAGAATACCATCAACCTTCGACTCAACGGgctatcattattaa
- the LOC110998716 gene encoding RNA polymerase II-associated protein 3 isoform X2, translated as MAEMGPMSFDSKQSEKEKQEKLREEAQYEKERGNTFVKQEKWDDAISCYNRAIELVKNDAIYYANRGLCYLKKDSLHQAEKDCTEALKLDSTYVKALQRRATAREKLGSLRSASADLFEVLKLEPNNVAARKQLENIKTRMGTKGSKSKSSPLSTPTLESKAITPTDSKAKVVEISSVESTPQEKWRTAVGENITVIKTVKKPPHLRSKRALKHITIQEIPLGCTVPKVEAKTIDNLAQGDTNNNSDETKDCALSAKGDNIEINSPEIKSIDKMVPPVNSVQFMNEWKCLKGSVEARSNYLNIIDPTNIPSIFANALESDVLSELLSTLYEFKDRYTRGLSHYLQAFTRVKRFSALAMFLADNDKLLVNKMLVHCKTKEGLSDDVINELKNKYEL; from the exons ATGGCAGAAATGGGCCCGATGTCCTTTGATAGCAAACAGAGTGAGAAAGAGAAACAGGAGAAGTTAAGAGAGGAAGCACAATATGAAAAAGAGCGG gGAAATACATTTGTTAAGCAAGAGAAATGGGATGATGCAATATCTTGTTATAATAGAGCTATTGAATTAGTCAAAAATGATGCTATTTACTATGCTAATAGAGGACTTTGTTATCTTAAGAAGGACAG CCTTCATCAAGCAGAAAAAGACTGTACTGAAGCTTTGAAATTGGACTCAACATATGTAAAAGCATTACAGAGACGAGCCACTGCTAGGGAGAAACTTGGGTCTCTGAGATCGGCCAGTGCTGATCTCTTTGAG GTGCTAAAACTTGAGCCTAATAATGTAGCTGCGAGAAAACaattggaaaatattaaaactaggaTGGGAACTAAAGGc TCTAAATCTAAGTCATCGCCGTTATCAACTCCAACTTTGGAATCCAAGGCCATAACCCCTACCGATTCTAAAGCAAAAGTGGTGGAAATCAGTTCAGTTGAATCAACGCCACAGGAAAAATGGAGGACCGCTGTTggtgaaaatattacagtCATTAAAACGGTGAAGAAGCCGCCGCATTTGAGATCCAAG AGAGCcttaaaacatattactaTACAAGAAATACCCCTTGGCTGCACTGTACCCAAAGTGGAAGCCAAAACAATCGACAATTTAGCCCAAGGTGACACCAACAATAACTCAGATGAAACAAAAGACTGTGCTCTGTCAGCTAAAGGcgataatattgaaattaattcacCCGAAATTAAATCTATAGACAAAATGGTGCCGCCAGTAAATAGTGTTCAATTTATGAATGAATGGAAGTGTTTGAAGGGTTCGGTTGAGGCTAGAAGTAACTACTTAAAT ATAATAGATCCAACAAATATACCATCGATATTTGCGAATGCATTAGAAAGTGATGTTTTATCGGAATTATTGAGTACATTGTACGAATTTAAGGACAGATACACACGAGGTCTGAGTCATTACCTTCAAGCCTTCACACGCGTCAAAAGATTTTCCGCTCTAGCTATGTTTTTGGCTGATAATGATAAACTTT tggtCAATAAAATGCTGGTACATTGTAAAACAAAGGAGGGTCTTAGCGATGACGTGATAAATGAACTGAAGAACAAATACGAGCTTTAG
- the LOC110996280 gene encoding uncharacterized protein LOC110996280 isoform X1: MKAIIFTALIAVCSSANLDRTYLPPSSAKAAGGSSEILQLPNLPIGSYENDHQGVVVDAAVGTRTSEQSGLSGLGASRISYGSTNSKVGEAAFRDKHLQGGASFLSQGFVDFNRPERVQASRDRVSNIVRLENNLTPDSYNYLYQTDNGISAAEKAVSVDGVKAEGGFSYTGDDGQVYTVTYTADEDGFRPKGAHLPTPPPIPPEILKALEQNAKDEAAGLIDDGSYDAQKYNTAGDYSDSSDNDRYNDRQSNKVANRPGSNSPTSFSINQNNQAFKPNFNNQAGDFNKKEQTNQFQTSEVSSNLASDTTPGLINKPDITQASFFTSNRFVETNPSQNFNQQTISTSPQFSEQTFEGTLNASVNDGKPGPSQDIVIPLSQQPLQNEDNAQAAFPSGKPINIMNTIQGIQPTQTSSLVSTINNNGNIIKPFTETKPSDALNSQATIIPTNQPSRELTTPFETTVMSNVETDRKPVNTFTSQVFESATANLFTSPQAGKPQDNGQQSQLTNKFEDNIYNYNKPSLSPDTIFQKPSFQGSDDKQNVNGIPVTPENALTQQPITSYDDEIYQYNKPILSQGSSNIQGFGQNPSIESFTHSSDIKQQISAIQSTPTNQPGSTYESNIYQYNKPTLHSQSTQSQSTNHGEKPDQYNKPSLQSFMLNQQTSQSSISTISGEIYNKPMSPFPNLSAQNPFQSNFMQSQLNNNQPQNLVGSVISPNSKQPVFQSTHSSFSPTKPSFASSFPIMLEQNYSIQTPNLNKDQTISENLNKRPPQSTIVQPRPTVPSFSQTIINQFRPQVPIGTYNYDVPSKSFQQPHSSSDQSKITQSAHSFGNNNKPTSQPILPSTTGQLPGSFQNNGITQASISSFAPNTGLLLNQPTNSPFNIRPSSTFAQAAASTGQFPTLPTLTPQEPMATSQFQPSNTYDGAIYQYNKPQESFPAKPEKSEEKIIETAPLNGQLNPQFIFSIDNKGSVIEKFEFKPVSSPQGIPTLPNTPTSDQLKPDHSKNELTKEADSRPIGSTILGSACCSGHLQQNKQFGKPETNRNELNAQSLMPQEASSTIKGERFDVNRIPSTFDSTGYHY, encoded by the exons ATGAAAGCG ATTATCTTCACCGCTTTAATAGCGGTCTGCAGCTCTGCAAATCTAGATCGGACATATCTTCCGCCATCTTCAGCTAAAGCGGCTGGAGGCTCATCGGAGATCCTACAACTTCCGAACCTACCTATCGGAAGTTATGAGAACGACCATCAAGGAGTCGTGGTTGATGCCGCAGTTGGAACTAGAACCTCAGAACAATCTGGGCTGTCAGGTCTAGGAGCTTCAAGAATCAGCTACGGGTCCACAAACTCAAAAGTAGGAGAAGCAGCATTCAGAGACAAACATCTTCAGGGTGGAGCTTCTTTTCTTTCGCAAGGTTTTGTAGACTTTAATAGGCCAGAGAGGGTTCAGGCCAGTCGTGATCGTGTCTCCAATATAGTAAGGCTTGAGAATAATTTGACCCCTGATAGCTATAACTATTTGTACCAAACTGACAATGGTATAAGCGCTGCTGAAAAGGCTGTTTCCGTCGATGGAGTGAAGGCGGAAGGCGGGTTTTCCTATACTGGTGATGATGGGCAAGTGTACACCGTGACATACACAGCTGATGAGGATGGGTTCCGGCCCAAAGGAGCTCATTTGCCAACACCCCCACCGATCCCACCAGAAATTTTGAAGGCCTTGGAGCAAAATGCTAAAGATGAAGCTGCGGGGTTGATTGATGATG GCTCCTACGACGCGCAGAAGTACAATACCGCCGGTGATTATTCAGACAGCAGCGATAATGATAGATATAACGACAGACAATCAAATAAAGTGGCCAATCGACCTGGATCTAATTCCCCTACAAGCTTTTCCATCAATCAGAACAATCAGGCGTTTAAACCAAACTTTAATAACCAGGCAGGcgactttaataaaaaagaacaaacTAACCAATTTCAAACATCAGAAGTTTCATCTAATCTCGCAAGTGACACTACTCCAGGCCTCATTAACAAACCAGATATAACCCAAGCAAGTTTTTTTACCAGCAATAGGTTTGTAGAAACAAATCCCtcacaaaattttaatcagCAGACAATCTCAACAAGTCCACAGTTTTCTGAACAAACTTTCGAAGGAACGTTAAATGCATCGGTCAATGATGGTAAACCTGGACCATCGCAAGATATTGTAATACCTCTTTCCCAACAACCTTTACAAAATGAGGATAATGCACAAGCCGCATTTCCATCGGGAAAGCCgattaatataatgaatacTATACAGGGTATTCAGCCTACACAAACTAGCTCTTTAGTTTCAACCATAAACAACAATGGAAACATAATCAAACCATTCACAGAGACAAAGCCATCAGATGCTTTAAATTCACAAGCAACTATTATACCAACCAACCAGCCATCGAGGGAGCTTACTACTCCTTTTGAGACAACTGTAATGTCAAACGTTGAAACAGACCGTAAACCTGTAAACACCTTTACATCTCAGGTGTTTGAATCAGCAACAGCTAACTTATTTACCTCACCTCAAGCTGGAAAGCCGCAGGACAACGGACAACAGAGTCAGTtgacaaataaatttgaagacaacatttataattacaataaaccaTCATTATCCCCAGACACTATATTCCAAAAGCCATCATTTCAAGGATCTGACGATAAGCAAAACGTAAATGGAATACCAGTCACACCGGAAAACGCTTTAACACAGCAACCAATTACTTCATATGATGATGAAATTTACCAGTACAATAAGCCAATATTGTCTCAGGGGTCTTCAAATATTCAAGGCTTTGGTCAAAACCCTTCCATAGAGAGCTTTACACATAGTTCAGAtattaaacaacaaatatCTGCAATTCAAAGTACACCGACAAATCAACCGGGATCAACATacgaaagtaatatatatcaatataataaaccaaCTTTACATAGTCAATCTACGCAGAGTCAATCTACAAATCATGGTGAAAAACCGGATCAATACAATAAGCCGTCACTGCAATCATTCATGTTAAACCAGCAAACTTCACAATCAAGTATATCAACAATTTCTGgagaaatttataataaacctatGTCACCGTTTCCAAACTTGAGCGCACAAAACCCATTTCAAAGTAACTTTATGCAATctcaactaaataataatcaaccACAGAACTTAGTTGGGTCAGTAATAAGTCCAAACTCCAAACAACCAGTATTTCAAAGTACCCATAGCTCATTTTCGCCAACAAAACCCTCCTTTGCAAGTAGCTTTCCAATTATGTTAGAACAAAATTATAGCATACAAACccctaatttaaataaagaccAAACAATATCTGAGAATTTAAACAAGAGACCACCACAAAGTACAATTGTACAACCACGACCCACTGTACCTTCGTTCAgtcaaacaataattaatcaattcaGACCACAAGTGCCCATTGGTACCTATAATTATGACGTACCTTCCAAGTCCTTCCAGCAACCACATTCATCCTCTGATCAAAGTAAAATAACTCAAAGTGCTCACTCttttggaaataataataaaccaacCTCGCAGCCGATTCTACCATCCACAACTGGTCAATTACCGGGTTCATTCCAAAACAATGGCATTACTCAAGCTTCAATTTCTTCATTTGCCCCGAACACTGGCTTACTATTAAACCAGCCAACGAATTCGCCATTCAATATTAGACCTAGTTCTACATTTGCCCAAGCTGCTGCATCAACGGGACAATTTCCAACATTGCCCACTTTAACACCTCAAGAACCAATGGCTACTTCACAGTTTCAACCTTCTAATACATATGACGGTGCAATCTATCAGTACAATAAACCCCAAGAATCCTTCCCTGCTAAGCCTGAAAAAAGTGAAGagaaaataatagaaacaGCTCCATTAAATGGTCAACTCAATCcccaatttatatttagtatagataataaagGCTCTGTTATTGAAAAGTTTGAATTCAAACCTGTATCATCGCCCCAGGGGATTCCTACACTTCCTAACACACCAACTTCTGATCAATTAAAACCAGATCATAGTAAGAATGAACTCACCAAAGAAGCGGATTCTCGTCCGATCGGTTCAACAATTCTTGGTAGCGCCTGTTGTAGTGGGCATTTGCAACAGAACAAACAATTTGGTAAGCCCGAAACGAATCGTAATGAATTAAACGCACAATCGTTAATGCCGCAAGAGGCAAGTTCAACAATCAAAGGGGAACGATTTGATGTTAATAGAATACCATCAACCTTCGACTCAACGGgctatcattattaa